The following proteins are encoded in a genomic region of Novosphingobium sp. PP1Y:
- a CDS encoding molybdopterin cofactor-binding domain-containing protein encodes MIADAPRGSNDGLQQLADGEPSNISRRRFLLASAGVSAGALVLGFGIPLGKARAQEGKSAIPEAAAHLKVPAFLEIRPDNTVRLQSPFIEGGQGVFTAMAQIVAEELDIDPSAFTVESAPAGSEYLIVPGAGRITGGSMSVRTSYMTMRKIGASARLMLMQAASQKLGVPFSSLTTQPGRVVHEASGRSLAYGEVASGALDMPVPPQDSLKLRDPKTFRWIGKPVARIDMHEKATGKAQFTIDVVVEDMVHAAIQHAPRLGLEVGSIRNEDQVKAMRGVESIHRLDGAVAVVAKRWWHARQAVEALLVDWAEPGDKSGIRYMPGDFDSEAFSQQLGANSEAGNEAEARGDFAKGFDDAATKVEATYFSQYLHHAQLEPPSSLARFNSDGTLDLWVPNQAPEMFQADAAKIAGMEPAKIKIHSQMLGGFFGRHFLYGPGCCYPQAIKLAKAVGKPVKVIWSREEEFLRDPLRPMAAVRFRGGLDSNGMPIAIEAISACEGPGEGIANKRAEGVDGMAVEGLTGKSYAIPHSRIAQAYVKNPVTLAYWRSVGNSMNDFFYETFLDELADKGGLDPFEMRLRLLRDNKRLTTLLQAVGDLAGGWKRGPFSAADGTRRARGVAMASPFGSHAAAIAEVSIKDEQVVVHELWEAIDPGSIVNPAIVEAQVNSAIALGLSQVLLEEAVYKDGQPVARNYDLYPILPPDRMPRVHVKIVESGAQMGGIGEPPLPAVPPAVANAVSALTGKRVRSMPLSRIKFDT; translated from the coding sequence ATGATCGCAGATGCACCCCGGGGCAGTAACGATGGCCTGCAGCAGCTTGCGGATGGCGAGCCCTCAAACATTTCGCGTCGGCGCTTCTTGCTGGCTTCGGCCGGGGTAAGTGCGGGGGCCCTCGTCCTCGGCTTCGGTATCCCGCTGGGCAAGGCGCGGGCGCAGGAGGGCAAGTCCGCGATCCCCGAGGCGGCGGCGCACCTAAAAGTGCCCGCCTTCCTCGAAATTCGCCCGGACAACACCGTGCGGCTGCAAAGCCCGTTCATCGAGGGCGGGCAGGGCGTATTCACAGCCATGGCCCAGATCGTCGCCGAAGAACTCGACATCGATCCGTCAGCCTTTACCGTGGAGAGCGCGCCGGCGGGCAGCGAATACCTGATCGTCCCGGGGGCAGGCCGGATTACCGGTGGCAGCATGTCGGTGCGCACCAGCTACATGACGATGCGCAAGATCGGTGCATCGGCCCGGCTGATGCTGATGCAGGCGGCTTCGCAAAAGCTCGGCGTACCGTTCAGCTCGCTTACGACGCAGCCGGGCCGTGTGGTCCATGAAGCCTCCGGACGTTCGCTGGCTTACGGCGAAGTGGCTTCCGGGGCACTCGACATGCCGGTGCCCCCGCAGGATAGCCTCAAGCTGCGCGATCCCAAGACGTTCCGCTGGATCGGCAAACCGGTCGCGCGCATCGACATGCACGAAAAGGCGACCGGCAAGGCGCAATTCACGATCGACGTGGTGGTCGAGGACATGGTTCATGCAGCCATTCAGCATGCGCCGCGCCTCGGTCTCGAGGTGGGCTCGATCCGCAACGAGGACCAGGTCAAGGCGATGCGCGGCGTCGAATCGATCCATCGCCTCGACGGCGCCGTCGCAGTCGTCGCCAAGCGTTGGTGGCATGCGCGCCAGGCTGTCGAGGCCCTGCTGGTCGACTGGGCAGAACCCGGCGACAAGTCCGGCATCCGCTATATGCCGGGCGACTTCGACAGCGAGGCCTTCTCGCAGCAACTGGGCGCCAACTCCGAAGCGGGCAACGAGGCTGAGGCCCGGGGCGATTTCGCCAAGGGCTTCGACGATGCGGCGACAAAGGTAGAAGCCACGTATTTCAGCCAGTACCTGCACCATGCCCAGCTTGAGCCACCTTCCAGCCTGGCGCGGTTCAATTCCGATGGCACGCTGGATCTGTGGGTTCCCAATCAGGCGCCCGAAATGTTCCAGGCGGATGCTGCAAAGATAGCCGGAATGGAGCCGGCCAAGATCAAGATCCACTCACAGATGCTGGGGGGCTTTTTCGGTCGGCATTTCCTGTATGGACCGGGATGCTGCTATCCGCAGGCGATCAAGTTGGCCAAGGCCGTGGGCAAGCCGGTCAAGGTGATCTGGAGCCGCGAGGAAGAATTCCTGCGCGATCCCCTGCGCCCGATGGCAGCGGTGCGCTTTCGTGGCGGCCTTGACAGCAACGGCATGCCCATCGCGATCGAGGCGATCAGCGCCTGCGAGGGACCGGGCGAAGGCATTGCCAACAAGCGAGCCGAGGGCGTGGATGGGATGGCCGTCGAGGGATTGACCGGCAAATCCTACGCCATTCCCCATTCCCGCATCGCGCAGGCTTACGTCAAGAATCCTGTCACGCTTGCCTACTGGCGGTCGGTCGGCAACTCGATGAACGATTTCTTCTACGAGACCTTCCTCGACGAACTGGCGGACAAGGGCGGACTCGATCCGTTCGAGATGCGTCTGCGCCTGCTCAGGGACAACAAGCGCCTGACCACCTTGCTTCAAGCTGTCGGCGATCTGGCGGGAGGCTGGAAGCGCGGTCCGTTCAGTGCAGCCGACGGCACCCGGCGTGCGCGCGGCGTGGCCATGGCCTCACCCTTCGGATCGCACGCTGCGGCCATTGCCGAAGTTTCGATCAAGGACGAACAGGTCGTCGTCCATGAACTCTGGGAAGCGATCGATCCGGGCAGCATCGTCAATCCGGCGATTGTCGAGGCGCAAGTCAACTCGGCCATTGCACTGGGTCTTTCGCAGGTTCTGCTGGAGGAAGCCGTCTACAAGGATGGGCAGCCGGTCGCGCGCAATTACGATCTCTATCCGATCCTGCCGCCCGATCGCATGCCGCGCGTTCACGTCAAGATCGTCGAGAGCGGCGCACAAATGGGCGGTATCGGCGAACCACCACTGCCGGCCGTGCCGCCTGCAGTGGCCAATGCGGTCTCCGCGCTGACCGGAAAGCGGGTGCGCAGCATGCCGCTTTCGCGGATCAAGTTCGACACCTGA
- a CDS encoding TonB-dependent receptor, translating into MKAETWLLAAILALPAPALAREAMVSTRAGNVGDAVGDLARQTGTSIVVADPEIARRSISSMRGRMKADEAVRRLARAAGAHAVEVAPSAWRLEAAPKPSRKSATSAWTSLPIAAPQRIAPPEPIVVIASKRDLRIDQVPGQVAILDGEALEAGGIGGTEKITQRLATVTSTHLGSGRNKLFIRGIADSSFTGPTQATVGQYLGDLRLAYNAPDPDLRLSDMARVEVLEGPQGTLYGAGSLGGIIRIVPNAPVMRAATLSGTLGGSLTQGGDFGGDASATVNLPLRGESAALRATLDAVQQGGYIDKPVLGRNNVNRTDILGGRISARFEISPGWSVDLIALGQTTDAADSQYADRNGPSLESSARVTEGSDADYAMGQFVLSGRIGDLRLRSTTGLVRQRLRERYDASLPEGAPRLFEQANRTRMIANETRIWMPERHGISWLVGTSFTHNATVLKRRFESELLRSSTTGVRNTIDEATLYGEASLRIMQGLVATAGGRFTYSRLGGSGEDVSRELAMALAQVTAKRSLETFLPSLALHAEVAPGTALYMRYQEGFRPGGFAIESEFVRRFRNDRTETFEFGARHGRAGTGPFDLALSLSYTRWQDIQADFIDGSGLPSTANIGDGRVWSASVSGGVALTPGLRVEAGVTWNRSKVDTPPLFLAARSMQVPNIAHVAGRVGVTWEREVGHGLRFTGNGWASYVGRSRLGIGPELGAPQGDYLDSGASLRLGTDRLGVTVGLTNIANSRGNRFSLGTPFGIGREQVTPLRPRTLRVGVDTRF; encoded by the coding sequence GTGAAGGCTGAGACTTGGCTTCTGGCGGCCATTCTGGCTCTGCCCGCCCCGGCGCTGGCGCGTGAAGCCATGGTGTCGACGCGCGCCGGGAACGTGGGCGATGCGGTCGGCGACCTCGCCAGGCAGACCGGGACCAGCATCGTCGTTGCCGATCCGGAGATCGCCCGCAGATCCATCTCCTCCATGCGCGGACGCATGAAGGCGGACGAGGCCGTTCGGCGATTGGCACGCGCTGCTGGCGCTCATGCTGTCGAAGTTGCGCCCTCTGCATGGCGCCTCGAAGCAGCGCCGAAGCCAAGCCGAAAGTCCGCAACTTCGGCCTGGACGTCGCTCCCCATCGCCGCACCGCAGCGGATCGCCCCGCCCGAACCGATCGTGGTCATCGCCTCCAAGCGCGACTTGCGCATCGATCAGGTGCCGGGGCAAGTTGCGATCCTCGACGGCGAGGCGCTTGAAGCCGGAGGTATAGGCGGTACGGAAAAGATCACGCAGCGCCTTGCAACCGTGACCTCCACCCACCTGGGCAGCGGGCGCAACAAGTTGTTCATTCGCGGCATTGCCGATTCCAGCTTCACCGGACCGACCCAGGCGACGGTCGGCCAGTACCTTGGCGACCTGCGGCTCGCCTACAATGCGCCCGACCCCGACTTGCGCCTCTCCGACATGGCGCGCGTGGAAGTCCTCGAAGGCCCACAGGGCACCCTTTACGGCGCAGGATCGCTGGGCGGCATCATCCGCATCGTGCCCAATGCCCCGGTTATGAGAGCGGCCACGCTTTCCGGCACTCTAGGCGGTTCGTTGACGCAGGGCGGGGATTTCGGCGGTGATGCCAGCGCGACGGTCAATCTGCCACTCCGCGGCGAGAGTGCGGCCTTGCGCGCGACGCTCGATGCCGTGCAACAGGGCGGCTATATCGACAAGCCGGTCCTGGGCCGAAACAATGTCAATCGCACCGACATTCTCGGTGGACGGATCAGCGCCCGCTTCGAGATTTCGCCCGGATGGTCCGTCGATCTTATCGCGCTTGGCCAGACGACCGATGCGGCGGACAGCCAGTATGCCGATCGCAACGGCCCCTCGCTGGAAAGCTCCGCCCGAGTCACCGAAGGTTCCGACGCAGACTATGCGATGGGTCAGTTCGTGCTTTCCGGCCGCATCGGCGACTTGCGCCTGCGCTCCACCACCGGCCTCGTGCGGCAGCGACTGAGAGAACGCTACGACGCCAGCCTGCCCGAAGGCGCGCCGCGCCTGTTCGAGCAGGCCAACCGGACACGCATGATCGCCAATGAGACGCGCATCTGGATGCCCGAAAGGCATGGCATAAGCTGGCTGGTGGGCACCAGCTTCACCCATAATGCAACGGTCCTCAAACGCCGCTTCGAAAGCGAATTGCTGCGCAGTTCCACGACAGGCGTGCGCAACACCATCGATGAAGCGACCCTGTATGGCGAAGCAAGCCTGCGGATCATGCAAGGCCTCGTGGCCACGGCCGGTGGGCGCTTCACCTACTCGCGCCTCGGCGGCTCGGGAGAGGACGTCTCGCGCGAACTGGCCATGGCGCTTGCCCAGGTCACTGCGAAGCGCTCGCTCGAGACGTTCCTGCCTTCCCTTGCGCTTCACGCCGAAGTTGCGCCCGGGACGGCGCTGTACATGCGCTACCAGGAGGGCTTCCGTCCGGGCGGCTTCGCCATCGAGAGCGAGTTCGTCCGCCGCTTCCGCAACGACCGGACCGAGACATTCGAGTTTGGCGCCCGCCACGGCCGCGCGGGCACAGGCCCCTTCGATCTGGCGCTTAGCCTTTCCTATACGCGCTGGCAGGACATCCAGGCGGACTTCATCGATGGCTCCGGCCTGCCCAGCACCGCCAATATCGGCGACGGCCGCGTCTGGTCGGCCAGCGTATCGGGCGGCGTCGCGCTGACCCCGGGTCTGCGCGTGGAAGCCGGTGTGACCTGGAACCGCAGCAAGGTCGACACTCCGCCGTTGTTCCTCGCCGCGCGCTCAATGCAGGTGCCCAACATTGCCCATGTTGCCGGACGGGTGGGCGTGACCTGGGAACGCGAAGTCGGGCACGGCCTACGGTTCACCGGCAATGGCTGGGCAAGCTACGTGGGCCGATCGCGCCTCGGGATCGGTCCTGAACTGGGCGCACCGCAGGGCGACTATCTCGACAGCGGCGCGAGCCTGCGGCTGGGCACCGACAGGCTCGGCGTGACGGTCGGGCTGACCAACATCGCCAATTCGCGCGGCAACCGGTTTTCGCTGGGAACGCCCTTCGGCATCGGGCGCGAACAGGTCACGCCGCTGCGCCCGCGAACCCTGCGCGTGGGCGTAGATACCCGTTTCTAA
- a CDS encoding autotransporter outer membrane beta-barrel domain-containing protein: MSRYLLASTALLALAAAAQTTAAHAEDVTTKKTSPLRTSTIKNGAADAINITKDGSVVLTAGTAVTMDSDYKVTNAGAISVSNASGAVGIAASAGTSGDIVNSGTITIDEPYEPTDEDKDGDLDGPFALGSNRYGIRTTGAHTGKIVNSGKIVVEGNDSAGIALGGPLTGDFVHDGQTTVLGDRATGIEAGDIGGNVRLAGSVSVQGEDSVGAHFGGDVDGAMVVQGTVASTGYRYTTVPSDTSKLDADDLLQGGSALVIEGNVSGGIVLAVAPKNSDPDNADEDGDGIEDAKEGSAKIVSYGEAPAMVLGAADRDIAIGPVSGTASQYGLQIEGTVEGRGLYSGVDATGLAIGGRGGAVTIANGIGISGGIAAVSNGGNATALSIGAGTSTPQLRISGSVAASGGNAADAQTTAIHIAEGASLPTIRNSGAIKATAAGENGSASAIVDKSGTVTLVENSGSIVASGAKADSGRNIAIDLSSATSGVTVKQTQVASGYDAPSIVGDVKLGSGDDRFELADGSLNGNVSFGTGSNTMALSGDAAQTGNVAFGGGSDTMSLAGSSTFLGTVDFGGGADVLTLAGTSRFSGSFANAGNLAVSVQGGLLDVRTPTQIGSLDVGKDGVLAVTLNKEAGLGSAYTVAGTASFEEGAKLSIRLADVSTAEGSYQVLTAGAIEGLDGLETATDLVPFMFKASLDEDAAANTIVVDVARRSKQELGLNRSQSSAYDAVFAALGRDQEVEDVFLGIADGDLFRQTVGMMLPDHAGGSFEGISLGARTIGRQLMDPQGPLVASGPISVNVNLAFWGSDKDTAGSAAYDLNGYAWSLTGEYETGIGRFGATAAYLWNRHTNGAASEVKSGSYELAAHWRGNWGAFSGFTRASYGHADFDSTRNFVGVAGQEDVKRKIEGDWNGNFVTFSAGASAEGGSRYLYFRPAVTVDYVRLKEGGYTEAGGGEALDLTVSSRKSDELGLNGGLTLGADLMGMGARDENWFRIETEGGWREILSGGLGTTTAHFEDGTPFSLDGEKATGGWFARLRAFGGSAGFVLGGELSAEDRHDHVNLALRGSVKVAW, from the coding sequence ATGTCGCGCTACCTGCTTGCCTCTACTGCACTGCTTGCTCTTGCCGCGGCGGCCCAGACCACGGCCGCCCATGCCGAGGACGTTACCACCAAGAAAACCTCGCCGCTGCGTACCTCGACGATCAAGAACGGCGCCGCCGATGCGATCAACATCACCAAGGACGGCTCGGTCGTCCTGACCGCGGGCACCGCCGTGACGATGGACAGCGACTACAAGGTGACCAATGCCGGCGCGATCAGCGTCAGCAATGCGAGCGGCGCGGTCGGTATTGCCGCATCGGCCGGAACCAGTGGCGACATTGTCAATTCCGGCACGATCACCATCGACGAACCTTATGAACCGACCGATGAGGACAAGGACGGCGACCTTGACGGCCCCTTCGCGCTCGGCTCCAACCGCTACGGCATCCGCACCACGGGCGCCCATACCGGCAAGATCGTCAACAGCGGCAAGATCGTGGTCGAAGGCAACGATTCTGCGGGTATCGCGCTGGGCGGGCCACTGACCGGGGATTTCGTGCATGATGGGCAAACGACGGTGCTGGGCGACCGCGCTACCGGCATCGAAGCGGGCGACATCGGCGGCAATGTGCGATTGGCCGGCTCCGTATCGGTCCAGGGCGAGGATTCGGTCGGCGCGCACTTCGGTGGCGACGTCGATGGCGCGATGGTTGTCCAGGGGACCGTAGCCTCGACCGGCTACCGTTACACCACCGTGCCTTCGGATACCTCCAAGCTCGACGCGGATGACCTGCTTCAAGGCGGATCGGCGCTCGTAATCGAGGGCAATGTCTCAGGCGGCATCGTCCTTGCCGTGGCGCCCAAGAACTCCGACCCCGACAATGCCGACGAGGACGGCGACGGGATCGAGGATGCAAAGGAAGGCTCCGCCAAAATCGTTTCCTACGGCGAGGCACCGGCCATGGTCCTCGGCGCGGCTGACCGTGACATTGCCATCGGCCCCGTCTCGGGTACGGCGAGCCAGTACGGCCTGCAGATCGAGGGCACTGTCGAAGGTCGCGGCCTCTATTCCGGCGTCGATGCCACCGGCCTGGCCATCGGGGGACGCGGCGGCGCGGTCACGATCGCCAATGGCATCGGCATTTCCGGTGGCATTGCAGCCGTGTCCAATGGCGGCAATGCGACGGCCTTGAGCATCGGCGCTGGCACTTCGACTCCGCAGCTGCGCATCTCCGGCAGTGTCGCGGCAAGCGGCGGCAATGCCGCGGATGCGCAAACCACCGCCATTCACATCGCCGAAGGCGCCAGCCTCCCCACCATCCGCAACAGCGGAGCGATCAAGGCAACGGCGGCAGGTGAGAACGGCTCGGCCAGCGCTATTGTCGACAAGAGCGGCACGGTCACACTTGTCGAGAACAGCGGCAGTATCGTGGCCAGCGGTGCCAAGGCCGATTCCGGCCGCAACATCGCCATCGACCTGTCCTCCGCAACGAGCGGCGTGACGGTGAAGCAGACGCAGGTCGCATCGGGTTATGATGCGCCTTCGATCGTGGGCGACGTCAAGCTGGGAAGCGGCGACGATCGCTTCGAACTGGCGGATGGTTCGCTGAACGGAAACGTTTCCTTCGGCACCGGCAGCAATACGATGGCGCTTTCGGGAGACGCCGCGCAGACCGGCAATGTTGCCTTCGGCGGCGGAAGCGACACGATGAGCCTGGCCGGCAGCTCCACATTCCTGGGCACCGTCGATTTCGGCGGGGGCGCCGATGTCCTCACGCTTGCCGGCACCTCGCGCTTCTCGGGCAGCTTCGCCAATGCGGGGAACCTTGCAGTCAGCGTTCAGGGCGGCCTGCTGGACGTGCGCACGCCCACGCAGATCGGCTCGCTAGACGTGGGCAAGGACGGTGTGCTGGCTGTCACGCTCAACAAGGAAGCCGGATTGGGAAGTGCCTACACCGTTGCCGGTACGGCCTCCTTCGAGGAAGGCGCGAAGCTTTCCATCCGCCTTGCCGACGTGTCGACTGCCGAAGGCAGCTACCAGGTGCTCACCGCCGGGGCAATCGAGGGCCTGGACGGACTTGAAACCGCCACCGACCTTGTCCCCTTCATGTTCAAGGCCTCGCTCGACGAGGATGCAGCAGCGAACACCATCGTTGTCGACGTCGCCCGCCGCTCCAAGCAGGAGCTTGGCCTGAACCGTTCGCAGTCATCCGCCTACGACGCAGTCTTTGCGGCACTCGGACGCGATCAGGAAGTTGAGGACGTATTCCTCGGCATCGCCGATGGCGACCTTTTCCGCCAGACGGTCGGCATGATGCTGCCAGACCATGCAGGAGGATCCTTCGAAGGGATCAGCCTGGGTGCGCGGACCATCGGACGGCAACTGATGGACCCGCAAGGTCCGCTGGTTGCCAGCGGCCCGATCAGCGTAAACGTCAACCTGGCCTTCTGGGGTAGCGACAAGGACACCGCAGGCAGTGCGGCCTACGATCTCAACGGCTATGCCTGGTCGCTGACCGGTGAGTACGAAACCGGCATCGGCCGCTTCGGTGCGACCGCCGCCTATCTGTGGAACCGTCACACCAACGGTGCGGCAAGCGAGGTCAAGTCCGGTTCCTATGAACTGGCGGCGCACTGGCGCGGCAACTGGGGCGCGTTCAGCGGCTTCACCCGCGCATCTTATGGCCATGCCGACTTCGACAGCACCCGCAACTTCGTCGGCGTGGCCGGCCAGGAAGACGTAAAGCGCAAGATCGAGGGAGACTGGAACGGCAACTTCGTCACGTTCTCGGCAGGCGCGTCGGCCGAGGGTGGCAGCCGCTATCTCTATTTCCGTCCGGCGGTTACCGTCGACTACGTCCGCCTCAAGGAAGGCGGCTACACCGAGGCCGGCGGCGGCGAAGCGCTCGACCTGACGGTCAGTTCACGCAAGAGCGACGAGCTTGGCCTCAATGGCGGCCTCACGCTCGGCGCCGACCTCATGGGCATGGGCGCACGCGACGAAAACTGGTTCCGCATCGAGACCGAAGGCGGCTGGCGCGAGATCCTGAGCGGCGGCCTGGGAACGACGACGGCCCACTTCGAGGACGGCACCCCGTTCTCGCTCGACGGTGAGAAGGCCACCGGAGGCTGGTTCGCCCGCCTTCGCGCCTTTGGCGGATCGGCCGGTTTCGTACTGGGCGGCGAACTGTCGGCCGAAGATCGTCATGACCATGTCAACCTGGCCTTGCGCGGCAGCGTGAAGGTGGCCTGGTAG
- a CDS encoding cytochrome c produces the protein MKKILTILLALVVIVGLAIAWFVNRTPASPFDGAASGTPSADLVKRGEYVARAADCVACHGLPGKPAFTGGLEMATPMGSIFATNITPDLETGIGAYSLADFDRAIRQGIAPGGEWLYPAMPYPSYAKLSDDDVKALYAFFMTAVPATRRENRQSEIPWPLNMRWPLALWKAVFTDGGTYENKADRDAQWNRGAYLVQAAGHCGACHTPRGLAMNEKALDEESDRFLAGAVLDGWYAPSLRGDGNIGLGRWSEDEIWQFLKTGRNRHAVVYASMTEAFNNSLQFMRDEDLRAMAHYLKSLPGNPRKEGEPWQYDASSNQALTIANRMDHPGAQTYMAKCSFCHGADGRGQGQWIPPLAGSASAMTSDGAPSAINITLNGSQRVVAQGVPDAYRMPPYRNQLSDSEIADALSFVRTAWGNRGGTVSPDDVADLRKRTDPASSQVIILQMR, from the coding sequence TTGAAGAAGATTCTCACGATCCTGCTGGCCCTCGTGGTGATCGTCGGCCTGGCTATCGCATGGTTCGTCAATCGCACACCGGCTTCGCCTTTCGATGGTGCGGCCAGCGGCACGCCGAGTGCCGATCTGGTCAAGCGCGGCGAATACGTGGCCCGGGCGGCAGACTGCGTCGCTTGCCATGGCCTGCCGGGCAAGCCTGCGTTTACCGGCGGACTGGAGATGGCGACACCCATGGGTTCGATCTTCGCCACGAACATCACGCCCGACTTGGAGACCGGAATCGGCGCCTATTCACTGGCCGATTTCGACCGGGCAATCCGCCAGGGCATCGCGCCGGGCGGCGAGTGGCTCTATCCGGCCATGCCCTATCCTTCCTACGCCAAGCTAAGCGACGATGACGTGAAGGCGCTCTACGCCTTTTTCATGACCGCAGTGCCGGCAACCAGGCGGGAGAACCGCCAAAGCGAAATACCCTGGCCGCTCAACATGCGTTGGCCGCTCGCGCTTTGGAAAGCCGTCTTCACGGACGGAGGAACCTACGAGAACAAGGCCGACCGCGACGCGCAGTGGAACCGGGGTGCCTATCTCGTGCAGGCTGCGGGCCATTGCGGCGCCTGTCATACCCCGCGCGGCCTTGCCATGAACGAAAAGGCGCTGGACGAAGAGAGCGACCGGTTCCTGGCCGGAGCGGTACTCGATGGCTGGTACGCTCCCAGCCTGAGAGGCGACGGCAATATAGGTCTGGGCCGGTGGAGCGAGGACGAGATCTGGCAGTTCCTCAAGACCGGTCGCAATCGCCACGCTGTCGTCTATGCTTCGATGACAGAGGCTTTCAACAATTCCCTGCAGTTCATGCGCGACGAAGACCTTCGCGCCATGGCCCATTATCTCAAGTCGTTACCGGGTAATCCTCGCAAGGAGGGTGAGCCCTGGCAGTACGATGCTTCATCCAACCAGGCGCTGACGATTGCCAATCGCATGGATCATCCCGGCGCGCAGACCTACATGGCCAAGTGCAGCTTCTGCCATGGCGCCGATGGACGAGGGCAGGGCCAATGGATACCGCCCTTGGCAGGCTCGGCTTCGGCGATGACGAGCGACGGTGCGCCTTCGGCGATCAACATCACGCTCAACGGATCGCAGAGGGTGGTGGCTCAAGGCGTTCCCGATGCCTACCGCATGCCACCCTACCGCAACCAGTTGTCCGACAGCGAGATCGCCGATGCGCTCAGCTTCGTGCGCACGGCCTGGGGCAATCGCGGAGGGACGGTTTCGCCCGATGATGTAGCTGACTTGCGCAAGCGCACCGATCCCGCCAGCAGCCAGGTGATCATCCTGCAGATGCGCTGA
- a CDS encoding FecR domain-containing protein, whose amino-acid sequence MTFDETIRQQALEWAVRAGDPQFEDWEAFTLWLEADPAHGHAYDAIAAAVADASQLVIGAGAANDDGLAAAQPDAATLRTTRRRWIGGALAASLALVGGFTLWQANSRDLYRIEVAPGAMRTVALDPGSQIDLAGETIIELDRDDPRYAHLAKGQALFTIRHDAQRPFHLEVGDDTLVDVGTIFDVRHRGADMSVAVSEGAVQFNPKDQNQRISPGQILRKNGQDGRITLEAISPDQVGEWREGRLTFSAASLEQVAMDLTNSTGIAFAAAPGSSPGSVSGSLRLDPIRKDPRSLAALLGLDVRQEGDRWIIGER is encoded by the coding sequence ATGACGTTTGACGAGACGATCCGGCAGCAAGCCCTCGAATGGGCAGTGCGGGCCGGTGACCCGCAGTTCGAGGATTGGGAGGCCTTCACCCTGTGGCTGGAGGCCGATCCCGCCCATGGCCATGCCTATGACGCTATCGCCGCCGCCGTCGCCGACGCATCGCAGCTGGTGATCGGCGCGGGTGCGGCGAACGACGATGGACTGGCGGCTGCACAACCGGACGCTGCGACCTTGCGCACCACCCGGCGCCGCTGGATCGGCGGCGCGCTCGCTGCCTCGCTGGCGCTTGTCGGCGGATTCACTCTCTGGCAGGCGAACTCGCGCGACCTCTACCGCATCGAAGTCGCGCCAGGCGCGATGCGGACAGTCGCACTCGATCCCGGCAGTCAGATCGATCTGGCCGGCGAAACGATCATCGAACTCGACCGCGACGATCCGCGCTATGCCCATCTGGCAAAGGGACAGGCCCTATTCACCATCCGTCACGATGCGCAGCGGCCCTTCCACCTCGAGGTGGGAGACGACACGCTGGTCGATGTCGGCACGATTTTCGACGTGCGCCACCGCGGTGCGGATATGAGCGTCGCCGTGTCGGAAGGCGCGGTGCAGTTCAATCCCAAGGACCAGAACCAGCGCATTTCGCCCGGCCAGATCCTGCGCAAGAATGGGCAGGACGGTCGGATCACGCTGGAGGCCATCTCGCCCGATCAGGTTGGCGAATGGCGTGAAGGCCGGCTAACCTTCAGTGCCGCATCGCTTGAGCAGGTAGCCATGGATCTGACGAACAGCACCGGTATTGCCTTTGCCGCTGCCCCCGGGTCATCGCCCGGATCGGTTTCGGGTTCCCTGCGCCTTGATCCCATCCGCAAGGACCCCCGCTCGCTGGCCGCTCTGCTCGGTCTCGACGTGCGCCAGGAAGGCGATCGCTGGATAATCGGCGAACGCTGA
- a CDS encoding RNA polymerase sigma factor, with translation MTSQPFRSGLESAFLENREKLLNFLRARGAGDAAEDIVQEIWVKLSSSRPGPVASPLSYLYRTADLLMIDRYRSRRQAEKRERDWSEAHSGHPPAEPSAEQRVAAAQEAGMIMRMLEGLGPRVATVFRRHRIDGAAQKDIARDLGVSLSTVESDLRGAYRAISEWKETRDEA, from the coding sequence GTGACTTCGCAACCTTTCCGTTCGGGTCTTGAATCGGCATTCCTGGAAAACAGGGAGAAGCTGCTGAACTTCTTGCGCGCGCGCGGGGCAGGTGATGCGGCCGAGGATATCGTGCAGGAAATCTGGGTGAAGCTCTCGTCGAGCCGCCCCGGTCCCGTCGCATCGCCCCTATCCTATCTTTACCGCACCGCCGACCTGCTGATGATCGACCGCTACCGCTCGCGCCGACAGGCCGAGAAGCGCGAGCGCGACTGGAGCGAGGCGCATTCCGGCCATCCGCCGGCAGAACCTTCTGCCGAGCAACGTGTCGCCGCGGCGCAGGAGGCGGGAATGATCATGCGCATGCTCGAAGGGCTGGGCCCGCGCGTGGCGACGGTATTTCGCCGGCACCGCATCGATGGCGCGGCGCAGAAGGACATCGCCCGGGATCTGGGCGTGAGCCTCAGCACCGTGGAGAGCGATCTGCGCGGGGCCTATCGGGCGATCAGCGAATGGAAGGAAACCCGCGATGAGGCTTGA